The Sphingopyxis fribergensis DNA segment CTGAACCTCTTCGGCGCTGTCGGCGGCCTCGATCAGCCCGCTGAAGACATAGATGTCCTGGCTGCCCGCGACAAAGGCGTTGATGCTGCGGTCGCCGAGCAAATGGACGCGCACCTGTCCGGGCTTCAGCCCCGCGGCAACGAGCAGCGGGTCCATCATGTCCTGGAACAGCGCTTCGGTTTCGGCGTCGCGCAGGATCGACTGCGCCATCGAGGGGCGCACCGCGATGGCGAACATCGCAAGCAATGTCAGTGTGATACGGAAAAGCGAGCGCCAGGCGCCCGCCCCATAGGCAATTGACGGGGTCATTGCCGGGCTTCTTGCCCCGCGCGCCTGAACCTCGACTGAAGCCGGTGTGGCTTCGCCAGGATTCGGGCGCGCGGGGGCAAGCATCAGGTCAATTGCCGATCAATTGCCGAACGTGCGCTGCCACCAGCCGCGGCGCGGTTCGCCATCGGGGCCCTCGCCGTCCTCGTCGCCATTGGCGGCAACGGGTTCGGCTTCACGCGTGGCTTCGGGCGCGGCTTCAGCGGCGACCGCCTTCTTGGCGCGGCTCGCGCGCTTTTTGGGCGCGGGCTTTGCAGGTTCGGCTTCCGGTTCGGGAGCGGCTTCGACAGCGGGCGCTGCCTCGACGGCGCCCACCAGTGTTTCGCCAGCTTCTGCGGCCTCGGCTTCGGCCGCCGCAGCGGCCTTGGTCTTGCGCGGCGCGCGCTTGCGCTTCGGCTTTTCCTCGGCGGCCGGCGCTTCTTCGGCGACCGGTTCGGCGGCTTCGACCACCTCTACCGGCGCCGCTTCGCCTTCGACAGCAGCCTCGTCGGCGCCATCGACCGCATCGGCCTTCTTGCGGCCGCGTCCACCACGGCGGCGGCGCGGCTTGGCTTCGGCGTCCTCGGCGTCCGCCTCGGGAGCAGCGTCGGCGGCTTCGACCGGTGCAGCTTCGCCGTCTTCGGCATCAGGGGTGTCGCCACCGCGATCCTCGCCGCCTTCGCTGGCTTCGCCGATTTCATTGCCTTCCTCGTCGCGGCGGCCGCGACGGCCACGGCGACGGCGACGGCGGCGCTTGCGGCCCTCGCCGTCGCCTTCGCCGTCCTCGCGCTCGCCTTCTTCGCGATCGCGCGAACGCGCAGGCCGTTCTTCGGCGGCCTCTTCTTCGGCTTCTTCTTCCTCGTCCTCGGGATAATCGTCGTCATCATCCTCGATCGGCGCGATCGGGGCGAAGCTGCGGCGTGCGATCGGCGGCGGGCCGCTGACCTCGACCGCCATGCGTGCGCCCTCGGTTTCGCCATCGGGCAGGATTTCGACCGTGACGCCGTAAAGCTCCTCGATCTCGCGCAGTTCGCGGCGCTTTTCGTTGAGGAGGTAGAAGGTCGCTTCCTGGCTCGCGCGTAGGGTGATCTTGTTGCCCTTGCCGCGTGCGGCTTCCTCTTCGATGAGGCGCAGCGCGCTGAGACCCGCCGACGAAGCGGTGCGGACGAGGCCGGTGCCTTCGCAATGCGGGCACGGGCGCGTCGATGCCTCGAGCACGCCGGTGCGCAGCCGCTGGCGGCTCATCTCCATCAGGCCAAAGCCCGAGATGCGGCCGACCTGGATGCGCGCGCGGTCGTTCTTCAGCGCATCCTTCATCGCGCGTTCGACCTTGCGGACGTTCGAGCCATGATCCATGTCGATGAAGTCGATCACGACCAGCCCGGCCATGTCGCGCAGGCGCAGCTGGCGGGCGATTTCGGCCGCGGCCTCGAGGTTGGTGCTGACCGCGGTCTGCTCGATATTATGCTCGCGCGTTGACCGGCCCGAGTTGATATCGATCGACACCAAAGCCTCGGTCGGGTTGATCACCAGATAGCCACCCGATTTCAGCTGGACGACGGGATTGAGCATCCCGGCGAGTTGATCCTCGACACCGTAGCGTTGATAGAGCGACACGGGATCGGCATATTGTTTCACGCGCCGCGCATGGCTCGGCATCAGCAGCTTCATGAACTGCTTGGCGGCCTTGTAGCCCTCGTCGCCCTCGACGAGCACTTCCTCGATATCCTTGTGATAGATATCGCGAATCGCGCGCTTCACCAGGTCGCTGTCCGAATGGACCAGCGCCGGCGCGCTCGATTCGAGCGTCTTTTGGCGAATTTCGTCCCACAGGCGGGCGAGATAATCGAAGTCGCGCTTGATCTCGACCTTGGTGCGCGCCATCCCCGCGGTGCGGACGATACAGCCCATCGTCGGCGGCAGCGCGAGTTCGTCGATCATCGCCTTCAGCTTGCGACGATCGGCGCCGTTCGAAATCTTGCGGCTGATCCCGCCACCATGCATCGTGTTCGGCATCAGCACGCAATAACGGCCGGCGAGCGACAGATAGGTGGTGAGCGCGGCGCCCTTGTTGCCGCGTTCTTCCTTGACGACCTGCACCAGCATCACCTGGCGGCGACGGATGACGTCCTGGATCTTGTAACGGCGGCGCAGCGACATGCGGTTTTCACCGTCTTCGTCGTCATTGCGGCGACTGCGTCCGCGGCCACCCTTGCGGTTGTTATTGCCACGCCCGCGGCCACGCCCACGGCGGTCGCCGCGGCCATCCCCGTTTCCTTCGCGGCCTTCTTCCGAGCCTTCGGCGCCCTCTTCGCCTTCGCCATTCTCGGTGTCGCCATTGTCGTCGCGATCATCATGGTCGTCGTGCCCATCGTCATGATCGTCCCGGTCGTCGTCGCGATCGGCCCGGCTGTCGCCATTTTCGTCTTCGTCATGATATTCGACGTCGGCGACATCGCCTTCGAGCTCGTCGAGGTCTTCCTCGGCGCGCTGCGCGGCGGCGGCGGCATGCTCGGCCTCTTCGCGCAGCAGCGCGTCGCGGTCTTCCTTTGGAATCTGGTAATAGTCGGGGTGGATTTCGCTGAAGGCGAGGAAGCCGTGGCGATTGCCGCCATATTCGATGAACGCCGCTTGCAGCGACGGTTCGACACGGGTTACCTTGGCCAGATAGATATTGCCCTTGAGCTGCTTGTGCTCGGCGGACTCGAAATCAAACTCCTCGATGCGGTTTCCCTTGGTGACGGCGACCCGGGTTTCTTCCCGGTGCCGCGCGTCGATCAACATGCGCGTGGTCATTAGATACACTCCAAGCGCGCGTCAGCGCGCCATCAAAAAATCCCGCGACCCTCCCCGAGGGAAAGCCACGGCGGATACGGGTGAAAAGAAAAAAGACGTTATTGCCGAAAGGAGCCTGCGTCCGGTCCTGGACGCGCACGCGGTCTTCACATCTGGCGACGGCCGGGGCGAAAGCGCCCGCGTCGGGATATGAAGAGGGCATGGCAAGCCTCATGCGGCATCAACCTGTTACGGGATGAGCGGGCGGGCAGGGCGGGCGCGAAAGCGAACGCCCCGACTGTCCGGTCAACCGGGTGGACTGGCGGCAGGTCGCCCTTCCCCGTAAGTCCGGCGCCAAGGCGGCCATGATCCGCATATTCGCGGAACAGGCCTTCCCCTCAAAAGGCCGGACGGCACCGGGAACGACACCGTCAGTGAGGGCGTGCTAGCATCGGACCGGGCCGACGGCAACCACAACCACAGGGCAAAGATGGGATGGCGCCGACCTGTTGCAAATATGCAAATTGTTCCAAATATGGTTATTCAGTGGTTAACCGGCCTTTTACGTGGGCCGGCTATGGGTTGTTTGACCATGTTCTGCGGCTGGGGGCGTCATGTTTCGAATAAGCGATGGACCATTGCTCGCCCCGGGCGGCATAGCCGCGCGATGAGCCTGCTGCTCGCCCTGCTTGGCATGATTGCGGCCCCGGCGTCGACGCTGGGTGGACAGGCGGGCGCGACGCCCATTCGCCCATCGGCGGGCACAATCGAGCGGGCCTCGCGCGGTCCGCGCCCGCAATTGACATCAGCGGCGGAATTTCGCGCGAAACGGCCCGGAAAACGCTACAGCGTGACCGTCCCGATCGGCAAAGCCAAACCCGCCGTCGCGTTGCCGCGGATCGAAGGCCCCGACAACGACCGCCTCCCGCTCGTCGTGATCGACGCCGGGCATGGCGGGCACGATCCCGGCGCGATCAGCCCGCACAGCGGCAAGCGCGAAAAGGATATCACCCTGGCGCTCGCCCGCGCGATACGCGCCGACCTGCTCGCGTCGGGCCGCGTCCGTGTCGCGCTTACGCGCTCCGACGACCGCTTCCTAGTGCTCGAGGAGCGCTATGGTATCGCACGGCGATTGAAGGCCGACCTGTTCATCTCGGTCCATGCCGATGCGGCCGAAAATCAGCAGGCCAGCGGCGCGTCGATCTACACGCTGTCCGAGGTCGCCTCCGATCGTGAAGCGGCGCGGCTCGCCGCGCGTGAGAATAAGGCGAACGTCATCAACGGTGTCGATCTCGGCGCGCACAGCAGCGACGTGTCGGCGATCCTGCTCGACCTGACCCAGCGCGAAACGATGAATGTCGCGTCCGATTTCGCTCGGCTGCTCCAGCGCGAGGCGTCGGACGACGTCAAATTCCGCACGACCGCGCACCGCTTCGCCTCCTTCATCGTGCTGAAGGCGCCCGACACGCCATCGGTCCTGTTCGAAACGGGCTTCATCTCGAACAAGGAGGACAGCGAATTTCTGGGCTCGTCTGCGGGCCAGAAAAAGGTCGCGCGCGGGGTGCGCGACGCGGTGCAGATCCATTTCGCGCGGCGGATCGCCGCGAGCTGAGGTCATAATATAGTCTTGACTAACTTTTATCCTGCGGACAGCTTCGGCACGCGGCGAGCGGGAGAAGGTGATGAGCTGGAGCAACTGGTCGGGTAGCGTCACCGCGGCCGCGTCGATCGCCCGTCCGCAAAGCGAGGATGAGCTGGCGATGCTCGTTCGCAGCGCGCGAAAATTGCGCGCAACCGGCGCCGGACACAGCTTCATGCCGCTCTGCGAATCGGACGAAATGATCGTCAGCCTCGACGATATGGGGGGCGAAATCCGCGTGTCCCCCGATCGAACCACCGCACATATCCCCGCCGGCTGGAGTATCCGCCGGCTGACCGCGGCCTTGTGGGGGGAGGGGCTGGCGCTCGCCAACCAGGGCGACGTCAATCCGCAGTCGCTCGCCGGCGCGATGGCGACGGGTACGCATGGCACCGGCGTCGATCTGGGGTCGCTCGCGACCTTCGCGCGCGGCTTTCGCCTCGTCGGCGCCGATGGCGAGGTGCGTTGGTGCGATGCCGACACCCATGCGGACCTTTATCAAGCGCAGCGCCTGTCGCTCGGACTGTTCGGCATCGCGACCGAAATCGAGGTCGCGGTCATCCCAGGCTTTCACCTGTCCGAACGGATCGAAAAGCGCCGCTGGGCCGAAATCCGCGAAAGCTATGACGAGCTTGCGCAGCAACATCGCCATATCGAATTCTGGTTTTTTCCGCATAGCGATCATGTGATCCTGAAAACGCTTGACCCGTGCGATCCGTGTGATCCGCCGCCGAGCACGACCGATATGGAGGAGGCGACCTTTCGCCGCATTCTCGACATGTCGGCGCGTCTGCCGTTCCTCACCCCCTGTCTGCAACGCCTGATGATGAAGAGCGGCATTTCGGGCCGTCGCCGTGGCCCCGCGCACAGCGTCTTTCCGTCGGACCGAACGCTCCGCTTCGAGGAAATGGAATATGAAATGCCGCGCGCTGCCGGGCTCGAAACGCTGGATGAGGTCGTCGGCTGGATCCGCAAGAAGCGGCTGCCCGTCACTTTCCCTTTCGAATATCGCACCGTCGCCGCCGACGATATCTGGATGAGCCCGATGAATGCCGGACCCGTCGCCGCGATCTCGATGCACCAATATGCGAAGATGCCCTGGCGCGCGCTCTTCGCCGATGCCGAGGCGATATTTCGCGCCCATGGCGGACGGCCGCACTGGGCGAAACGTCACACACTCACCCGCGCCGATGTCGATGTGCTCTATCCGTTGGCGGGCCGCTATCGCGCCGTCCGCGCCGCTGCCGATCCGACCGGCAAATTCCTCAATCCGCATCTGGAGACCTTGTTCGCATGACGACCGACCGTGAATTGCACGACCATCTGATCGGCCGGCAGGGTTCGCGCGCCGACCTCAACACGCCCGTGCTTGTCCTCGACGTCGACGCGCTCGACCGCAATATTTCGGCGATGGCGGTGCTCGCGGCCAACCACGGCGTGGCGCTGCGCCCGCATGCCAAGACGCACAAGAGCGTCGATATCGCGCTTCGCCAGAAAGCGGCAGGGGCGGTGGGCGTTTGCTGCGCCAAGATCGGCGAGGCCGAAGTGCTCGCCGAAGGCGGCGTGACCGGCATCCTCATCACCTCGCCCGTCGCGGCGCCTGCGGCGATCGATCGCCTTGCGGCGCTTGCAGGAACCGCCGACGGGCTGATGGCGGTCGTCGATCATCCGGGCGTTGCGGAGCGCATCAATGCGGCGCTCGCGGCGACCGAAAGGAAGCTCGATGTCATCATCGACATCGATCCGGGCATCGCGCGCACCGGCGTCGCGTCCGCCGAAGCTGCGGTTGCGCTCGCGAAAGCCATTTCGGCGTCGCCGAACCTTCAATATCGCGGGGTGCAATATTACTGCGGGTCGCAGCAGCATATCGAGAATTACGCCGAACGACGTTCCGCGATCATCGAGCGCACCGCCTATCTGCAACGGGTCATCGCCGCACTCGACGAAGCGGGTTTCGCGCCCGCCATCGTCACCGGATCGGGCACCGGCACGCACCGCATCGACCTTGAGCTTGGCGTCTTCAACGAGCTGCAGGCGGGCAGCTATGTCTTCATGGACAAGCAATATCTCGACTGCGACATCGCCGACGGCAGCGAGCCGCCGTTCGAGGTCTCGCTGGCCGTCGATTCGCGCGTCGTCAGCGCTAACCACAGCGGGCTCGTCACGATCGACGCAGGCTACAAATCGCTGTCGACCGACGGCGGCGTCGCGGTGGTCCAGCGCGGCGCGCCCGAAACCGCGTTCTTCGCTTTCATGGGCGATGAGCATGCCGCGCTGATCGCACCCGAAATCGGCACGCAACTCCAGCCCGGCGATCCGGTCAGCCTGACGGTGCCGCATTGCGACCCGACGGTGAACCTCTATGACCATTATCATGTCGTCACGGGCGATACGCTGGTCGACATCTGGCCGGTCAGCGCGCGCGGCCGGGCGCGATGATCGCCGCCGCCCGCCTTCCCCCCAAGCAGGACCGCGCCCGCCTGACCCGCGACCGCCTGCTCGACGTAGCGGGCGAATTGCTTGCCGAGGCCGGGATCGAGCGCATTTCGACCAATATGATCGCCGCGCGCGCCGGGCTTACCCCGCCGGCGCTCTATCGCTATTTCGGCGACAAATATGCGCTGCTCGAGGCGCTGGGGCGGCGGCTGATGGAGCGTCAGAACGCCGTGCTCGAACGCTGGATTGCGCGCCGTGCGCCGGGCGGGATTACGGGCATGGCCGATCATATCGACGATCTCCTGACCGAAAATGCCGCGGTGACGCGCGCCGAACCGGGGGCGGTTTGGATCTTGCGCGCGCTGCATGCGTCGCCGCAGCTGGTGCACATCCGGCTCGAATCGCATCGCCACGTGACCGACCGGCTCACCGATGCCTGCGCCCCCCACCTTCCCGGTACCGACCGAAAAATGCTCTGGTCGCGGCTCCGGCTCGCGGTCGAACTCGGCTTTGCCGCCGACGAAATGCTGTATGAAGAAGACCGTGTTTCGGCAGGCGCCGTTCTTGCCGAAGTCGCCGCGATGCTGCGCTCGGCGCTGCTCGACCTGACCGAAACCGCCTAGTCGCGCACCTCGCCGCAAGCACGCTTCCCTTTCGGCGACACAGGCTTTAGAGGCGGGGACATATGGCCGCTGACAGTCCGCCCAATTTCCGCTTGCGCCTGCGCCGCGACAGCAATGCCGTCATCGCATGGCTCCGTGAGATGTGGACACGGCGCTGGTTCCGCTGGCTCGGTTATCTCGCGCTGGCGGGCGTTCTCTTTCTTGCACTGATCTGGGTCGTTTTCGCGCGCGACCTGCCATCGGTCGACCAGCTGCGCGACTATGAACCGCCGCTGCCGACGATGGTCCGCGACGGCGAGGGCAAGCCGGTGCACAGCTATGCCCGCGAACGCCGCGTCCAGCTCGAATATAGCGAATATCCGCAGCTTCTGGTGCGCTCCTTTCTCGCGGCGGAAGACAAGACCTTTTTCAGTCACGGCGGGATCGACTATCCGGGCATTGCCTCGGCGATCATCACCAACCTGACGAACAGCGGCCGCCCCATCGGCGCCTCGACGATCACCCAGCAGGTCGCGAAGAACCTGCTGCTGACGAACGAGCTCAGCTATCGCCGCAAGGTGCGCGAGGCGATCCTCGCGATGCGCATAGAGGATGCGCTGACCAAGGAACAGATTCTCGAGCTGTATCTGAACGAAATTCCCCTCGGCCGCCGCGCTTTCGGCGTGCAGGCGGCGAGCCGCGCTTATTTCGACAAGGACGTCGATCAGCTCCAGCTGCACGAAATGGCCTTCCTCGCGATCCTGCCCAAGGCGCCCGAAAAATACGGCCGCGCGCGTTTCGAGCGCGAGGCGATCGCGCGGCGCAACTTCGTGCTCGGGTCGATGCAGGACAATGGCTGGATCAGCACCGCGCAGCGTGATGCCGCACGCGCGATGCCGCTCGGCCTGACCAACAGCGGCAACCGCGCAATCGCGCAGGTCGGCGGCTATTATATGGAAGAGGTGCGGCGCCAGCTGATCGCGCAGTTCGGCGAAACCGCCGACAAGGGGCCGCACAGCGTTTACGCCGGCGGCCTCTGGGTGCGCACGCCTTACGATGGCAAGATGCAGGCGGGCGCAACGATGGCGCTCCGCAAGGGGCTGCAACGTTACGATGCGGGCAAGGGCTGGTCGGGACCGATCGCGACGATCGAGGCCGACGACCAGTGGCAGAGCCGCCTCGCATCGAGCTTCATCGGCATCGATTACGACAATTGGCGCGTCGCCGCCGTGCTGTCGAAATCGGCCAGCGCGGCCCAAATCGGCTTCTCTAATGGCGACACGGGAACGCTGCCCGCCAGCGCCGCGACGATGGGCTATCGCAAGACCGGCGGCAGCGCCTTTTCGGCGATGCGTCCGGGCGACCTGATCGCTGTCAAATCGAACGGCGGCAACAGCTATGCGCTCCGCAACATCCCCGAAGTATCGGGCGGCATGGTCGTCGAAAGCCCGCATTCGGGACGGATCTACGCGATGCAGGGCGGCTTCGACGTCCGCCTGTCGCCCTTCAACCGCGCGACGCAGGCCGAACGCCAGCCGGGCTCGACGATCAAGCCCTTCGTCTATGCCGCGGCGCTCGACAATGGCATGACTCCCGCGACGATGATCGTCGACGGGCCCTTCTGCGTCTATCAGGGCGCGAGCCTCGGCAACAAATGCTTCCGCAATTTCGGCGGCGCGGGCGGGTCGGGCGAGCATACGATGCGTTGGGGGCTCGAACAGTCGCGCAACCTGATGACGGTGCGCACCGCGAGTCAGGTCGGCATGGAACCGATCGTCGAGATGATCGCCACGATGGGCATCGGCAAGCACGAACCCTATCTGTCGACCGCGCTCGGCGCCGGGTCGACGACGGTTGAAAGGATGACCAATGCCTTTGCCATGCTTGCCAATCACGGCCGCGCGCTCAAGCCGCGCGTGATCGATTATGCGCAGGACCGCCGCGGCAAGGTGATCTTTCCCGCGAACTGGAAACCTTGCGAAGGCTGCAACAGAAAGGATTGGGACGGCCGGCCGATGCCGCGCTTTGCCAAGTCGGGCAAGCAGCTGATGGACCCGATCACCGCCTATCAGGTCGTCCATATGCTCGAAGGCGTCGTCCAGCGCGGCACCGCGGTGCGGCTGCGCGACCTCAATGTGCCGCTGTTCGGCAAGACGGGCACGACCTCGGGCCCGAATGATGTGTGGTTCGTCGGCGGCACGCCCGACGTGATCGCGGGCATGTATATCGGTTTCGACCAGCCGCGCAGCATGGGCGGCTATGCACAGGGCGGCAGCTATGCCGCACCGATCTTCAAGGATTTCGCGCTCGCCGCGCTCGCCGATCGCCAGCCGATTCCCTTCGCGGCGCCGAAGGGCGTGCGCATGGTGCGTATCGATCGCCAGTCGGGGCGCCGCGTCTATGGAAGCTGGCCGGGCACCGACCCGAAGGCGTCGATCATATGGGAGGCCTTCAAGCCCGAAAGCGAACCGCGCCGGACTATCCGCGAGGAAGAAATCAAGCCGGCCAAAGCGCCGCGACGGCAGGATGCACCTGTCGAACAAGGGTCGGGACGACGCACCGACAGCGACTTCCTCGACGACCGCGGCGGCATCATCTGACGCCGCTCACCGTCTTCCCCTGCGGCTCATGAGGCCGTAAGGGCGGGACCAACATATTTCAGGAGCAAGGACATGCGCGCCGAAGCGCAGGATCATATCGACAAGATTGGCGCCGCGCTGGCGCTGCTGCGGCGTTTCCTCGACTGGGACCGCGCGGTGCGCCGGCTCGACGAACTCAATGCAAAGGTCGAGGACCCGACGCTGTGGAACGACGCCAAGGCGGCGCAAGAGGTCATGCGCGAACGCCGCCGGCTCGACGAGGCGATCAGCGCGACGCGCGCGATCGAAAGCGAATGCGCCGATACCGCCGAGCTGATCGAGCTCGCCGAAATGGAAGGCGATGAGGCGATGGTCGATGAGGCGGTGGCGTCGCTCGCCACGCTCGCCGCGCGCGCCGAAGAAGACAAGATCAAGGCGCTGCTCGCGGGCGAGGCCGACGCGAACGACTGCTACATCGAAGTCCATGCCGGCGCCGGCGGCACTGAAAGCCAGGACTGGGCCGAAATGCTTCAGCGCATGTATATGCGCTGGGCCGAAAAGCGCGGGATGAAGGTCGAACTCGTCGAATATCAGGCGGGCGAACAGGCGGGCATCAAATCGGCGACGATGCTGGTGAAGGGCGAAAATGCCTATGGCTATGCCAAGACCGAAAGCGGCGTTCACCGCCTCGTCCGCATTTCGCCCTACGACAGCTCGGCGCGGCGCCACACCAGCTTCTCGTCGGTCTGGGTCTATCCGGTGATCGACGACAATATCGAGATCGAGATCAACGAAGGCGACCTCAAGATCGATACCTACCGCGCCTCGGGCGCGGGCGGCCAGCACGTCAACACGACCGATTCGGCGGTGCGTATCACGCACATCCCGACCGGGATCGTCGTCGCCAGCCAGAACGACCGGTCGCAGCACAAGAACCGCGCGACCGCGATGGGGATGCTGAAAGCGCGGATGTACGAGGCCGAACTGCAAAAGCGGGAAGCCGCGGCGTCGGGCGAATATCAGGCAAAGACCGAGATCGGCTGGGGCCACCAGATCCGGTCGTACGTCCTCCAGCCCTATCAGCTGGTGAAGGATCTGCGCACTGGCGTGACCTCGACCGCACCGTCCGACGTGCTCGACGGCGCGCTCGACCCGTTCATGGCGGCGGCGCTGTCGCAGAAGGTAACGGGCGAAAAGGTCGAAGTGGAAGATATCGACTGATGAAGCGCGCCGCCATCGTCCTGCTGGCGCTCCTGCCGCTGCTCGGCGGCTGCGACGCGCCATGGGACGATGGTAGCGACCGCGCCGAAACCGCGCGCGACTTTCCGCCCGCCGACCGGCCGGTGGCGCCGACCGTTTCGACCAAATGGTCGACCGAGGAAGCGCGCGACCGCGTTAACGAGGCCGAGGACGTCATGGACTCCGCCGACGTCCGTCCCGGCATGACCGTTGCCGACATCGGTGCGGGCGACGGCTATTACACCGTGCGCCTGGCGCAGCGCGTCGGCGCGGGCGGCCGCGTCCTCGCGCAGGATATCATGCCCGAGGTGATCGAGCGGCTCGCCGATCGCGTCGCGCGCGAACGGCTCGACAATGTTTCGCTGAAACTCGGCGCGGTCGACGATCCGCGCCTGCCCGCGGCAAGCTTCGATCGCGTCTTCATGGTGCATATGTATCACGAGATCGGCGAGCCTTACGCCTTTCTGTGGCGGCTGCGGCCGGCGCTCCGCAAGGGCGGGCAAGTGCTCGTCGTCGACGGCGATCGCCCGATCGCACAGCATGGCACGCCCTTCCGTCTGCTCGTCTGCGAGTTCGAGGCGGTGGGCTACAAGTTGGTGTCTTACGACGACAAGCAGCACGCCGGCGGCTATCTCGCGCGCTTCGTGCCCGAGGGCAAGCGCCCCGAACCCGATGCGATCAAGGTCTGCGATAATCCTTAGGCGTCAGTAGACGACCAGCCGGTCGTCGGGCCCGATCGCGGCCATGAAGCTGACCAACCCTGCCGCGCGGACATGCGGCATCAATTCGGTCGCCGCCACGCCGACAAGCGCCATGCCTGATTGGCAGACGAACATCTCGATCTCCATCGCGATCGCCTCCTCGGCGAGCCACGCGAGGTCGGGCTGGCCCGCGGCGCGGCGGGCGTCGTCGCCCGAAAAGGTCACGGGATCGCGCAGCAAAGCAGCCGCCTCACCCTGCAGGAATATCCGCACCGGCCGCCCCAGCGCCGCCGCTGCCATCCCCGCTTCGAGCGCGGCGTAGAGCCGCCGCCCTTCGGCGACCGCGACGATGACGTTCAGGACGGGCAGATCGGACATTGGGGATCCTTGGGCACGCCGACCTCGCGCCAGCGCCGGTCGAGCATATCGACGATCCCGAGCCGGCCGGTCAAGGACGATCCAAGGCCCGTGAGCGCGCGTACCGCCTCCAGCGCCGCCATCGTGCCCATCATCCCCGCGAGCGCGCCCATCACGCCGGTTTCGGCGCAATTGATCCCTTCGCGGTCGGGATCGGAGCCGACGAGGCAAGCGTAGCAGGCCTGCTCCGTCCGCCAGCCTTCGTAAAGCGCAACCTGTCCCTCGAAGGCGCCGATCGCGGCGCTGAGCAGCGGAATCTCGAGCGCGACCGCGGCGCGATTGACGGCAAGCCGCGTGTCGAAATTGTCGCAGCCGTCGAGGATCAGGTTCGCGCCTTCGAGCAGCGCCTCGGCATTGCCGCTGTCGAGCCGTTCGGCGACAGGGACCGCTTCGACATGGGGGTTAATCCGCCGCGCCGCGCTCGCGGCCACATCGGCCTTCAGTGCCCCGATATCGGCGTCGGTGAACAAGGGCTGTCGCTGGAGGTTGCTGAGTTCGACGACGTCATGGTCGATGACCGTCAGCTTGCCGACGCCCGCCGCCGCCAGATAGGTGATCGCCGGACAGCCGATGCCGCCTGCGCCGATCACCGCGACATGCGCGCCTTTCAGCTTCGCCTGTCCTGCACCGCCAAAGGCCGGCAGGATGATCTGGCGGGCGTAGCGGTCGAGTTCGGCGTCGCTGAGCAATCTATTCGACCGGCCGCCGCAGCTGGATGCCTGACAGCGAAGCAAGCCCGGCGGTG contains these protein-coding regions:
- a CDS encoding penicillin-binding protein 1A, whose product is MAADSPPNFRLRLRRDSNAVIAWLREMWTRRWFRWLGYLALAGVLFLALIWVVFARDLPSVDQLRDYEPPLPTMVRDGEGKPVHSYARERRVQLEYSEYPQLLVRSFLAAEDKTFFSHGGIDYPGIASAIITNLTNSGRPIGASTITQQVAKNLLLTNELSYRRKVREAILAMRIEDALTKEQILELYLNEIPLGRRAFGVQAASRAYFDKDVDQLQLHEMAFLAILPKAPEKYGRARFEREAIARRNFVLGSMQDNGWISTAQRDAARAMPLGLTNSGNRAIAQVGGYYMEEVRRQLIAQFGETADKGPHSVYAGGLWVRTPYDGKMQAGATMALRKGLQRYDAGKGWSGPIATIEADDQWQSRLASSFIGIDYDNWRVAAVLSKSASAAQIGFSNGDTGTLPASAATMGYRKTGGSAFSAMRPGDLIAVKSNGGNSYALRNIPEVSGGMVVESPHSGRIYAMQGGFDVRLSPFNRATQAERQPGSTIKPFVYAAALDNGMTPATMIVDGPFCVYQGASLGNKCFRNFGGAGGSGEHTMRWGLEQSRNLMTVRTASQVGMEPIVEMIATMGIGKHEPYLSTALGAGSTTVERMTNAFAMLANHGRALKPRVIDYAQDRRGKVIFPANWKPCEGCNRKDWDGRPMPRFAKSGKQLMDPITAYQVVHMLEGVVQRGTAVRLRDLNVPLFGKTGTTSGPNDVWFVGGTPDVIAGMYIGFDQPRSMGGYAQGGSYAAPIFKDFALAALADRQPIPFAAPKGVRMVRIDRQSGRRVYGSWPGTDPKASIIWEAFKPESEPRRTIREEEIKPAKAPRRQDAPVEQGSGRRTDSDFLDDRGGII
- a CDS encoding HesA/MoeB/ThiF family protein → MLSDAELDRYARQIILPAFGGAGQAKLKGAHVAVIGAGGIGCPAITYLAAAGVGKLTVIDHDVVELSNLQRQPLFTDADIGALKADVAASAARRINPHVEAVPVAERLDSGNAEALLEGANLILDGCDNFDTRLAVNRAAVALEIPLLSAAIGAFEGQVALYEGWRTEQACYACLVGSDPDREGINCAETGVMGALAGMMGTMAALEAVRALTGLGSSLTGRLGIVDMLDRRWREVGVPKDPQCPICPS
- a CDS encoding DsrE family protein, coding for MSDLPVLNVIVAVAEGRRLYAALEAGMAAAALGRPVRIFLQGEAAALLRDPVTFSGDDARRAAGQPDLAWLAEEAIAMEIEMFVCQSGMALVGVAATELMPHVRAAGLVSFMAAIGPDDRLVVY
- a CDS encoding class I SAM-dependent methyltransferase, which encodes MKRAAIVLLALLPLLGGCDAPWDDGSDRAETARDFPPADRPVAPTVSTKWSTEEARDRVNEAEDVMDSADVRPGMTVADIGAGDGYYTVRLAQRVGAGGRVLAQDIMPEVIERLADRVARERLDNVSLKLGAVDDPRLPAASFDRVFMVHMYHEIGEPYAFLWRLRPALRKGGQVLVVDGDRPIAQHGTPFRLLVCEFEAVGYKLVSYDDKQHAGGYLARFVPEGKRPEPDAIKVCDNP
- the prfB gene encoding peptide chain release factor 2: MRAEAQDHIDKIGAALALLRRFLDWDRAVRRLDELNAKVEDPTLWNDAKAAQEVMRERRRLDEAISATRAIESECADTAELIELAEMEGDEAMVDEAVASLATLAARAEEDKIKALLAGEADANDCYIEVHAGAGGTESQDWAEMLQRMYMRWAEKRGMKVELVEYQAGEQAGIKSATMLVKGENAYGYAKTESGVHRLVRISPYDSSARRHTSFSSVWVYPVIDDNIEIEINEGDLKIDTYRASGAGGQHVNTTDSAVRITHIPTGIVVASQNDRSQHKNRATAMGMLKARMYEAELQKREAAASGEYQAKTEIGWGHQIRSYVLQPYQLVKDLRTGVTSTAPSDVLDGALDPFMAAALSQKVTGEKVEVEDID